The following nucleotide sequence is from Synechococcus sp. CBW1004.
GCTGCGCCTACAGCGACGACGGCCTCGCCAACACCCGCACTACCCTCACCCTGGCGCCGGTGCGCTGGCTGATGTGGAACATGCCGTTCCACGCCGAGCACCACCTCTATCCGTCGCTGCCGTTTCACGCCCTGCCAGCGGCCCACACCTGGATCGGGCCGCGCCTGCAGCATCTCGATCGGGGCTACCTGGCGGTGCACCGCGACCTGCTGGGTCGCCTGGCCAGCCTCGGCCAGCCGGCATGAGCGTCCCGGCCACCGAGCTGTTCGAGCTCGGCGATGTCCCGCTGTGCTGCGGCCACACCATCCCCGCGGCGCGCCTCGGCTTCCTGCAGATCGGCACCCTCAACGCCGACCGCTCCAACCTGGTGCTGGTGCCCACCTCCTATGGCGCCCGCCCTGAGGATCTGGCCTGGCTGGCCGGGCCTGTGCTCGACCCGGAGCGCTGGTGCATCGTCATCGCCGGCATGTTCGGCAACGGCGTCTCCAGCAGCCCCAGCCATGGGGGGATGGGTCTGGCCGAGCAGGGCTGGGTGCTGCACCACGCCGACAACGTCGCCGCCCAGCTGCGCCTCCTGCAGGAGCGTTTCGGCGTCAGCCGCCTGCCCCTGATCTACGGCTGGTCGATGGGCGCGCAGCAGGCCTACCAGTGGGCCGTTCGCCAGCCCGACTGGGTGGAGCGGATCTGCTGTGTGTGCGGCACGGCGCGCACCTCCCCCCACAACCGCCTGTTCCTGCTCAGCCTGCGCCAGGCGCTCACCGCCGACCCGCACTGGACCGGCAGCGGCTTCCGTGGGGTGCCCGAGCAGGGCCTGCGCACCTACGCCCTCATCTACGCCAGCTGGGCGGCCAGCCAGCCCTGGTTCCGCAGCCTCGAGGAGCCGGTGGAGCAGCACGTCGAGGAGCGCTGGCTGCCGCTCTACCGCCGCCACGACCCGCGCGATCTGATCGCGATGCTCGACACCTGGCTCGCCCATGACGTCGCCGATGGTGGCGACCTGAACCAGGTGCTGAAGGGACTCCAGGCTCGCGCGGCCGTGGTGGCCTGCGACCGGGACCTCTATTTCACCGTCGAGGACATGGCTGCGGAGGCGGCGGCGCTCCCCGACGCCGACTTCCACGTCCTGCGCTCGACCCTCGGCCATCGCGCCGGCAACCCCCACAGCAGCCCTCCCGAGCAGCAGTGGCTGCGCCAGATCGTCGAGCAGCTGCTCGACGGCTGAGGGGCATCGGCCCTTCCGCTTCCACTCCCCCTTCACCCGCGCTCCTCGCCCTACCGCCATGACCGACCTCGCCAGCCTGGCCCGTGAGCAGGAGCTGCGCTTCCTGCTCGTCTCCTTCACCGACCTGTTCGGCACCCAGCGGGCCAAGCTCGTGCCCGCCTCGGCGATCGCCGCCATGGCCGAGGGTGGCGCCGGCTTCGCCGGTTTCGCCGCCTGGCTTGATCTGAGCCCCGCCGATGGCGACGTGATGGCGATCCCCGATCCGGCCAGCCTGATGCGCCTGCCCTGGCAGGGCGACGTGGGCTGGGTCGCCGCCGAGCTGACGCTGAACGGTGAACCGATGGCGCAGTGCCCGCGACGCTTGCTGCGCCGCCAGCAGCTGCGGGCCGCCGAGCTGGGGTATCAGCTGCGCAGCGGCGTCGAGGCGGAGTTCTTCCTGCTGCAGAGCGACGGCACCGCCATCGCCGATCCGGCCGACACCCAGGAGAAGCCCTGCTACGACCAGCTGGCCCTGATGCGCCGCTATCCGCTGATCGCCGAGCTGCTGAGCGGCATGGAGCAGCTGGGCTGGGGCCCCTATCAGGCTGATCACGAGGATGCCAACGGCCAGTTCGAGTTGAACTGGACCTACGCCGATGCCCTCACCACCGCCGATCGCCATGCCTTCTTCAAGGTGATGGTGAAGTCGCTGGCGGAGGCGCAGGGCCTGCGGGCCAGTTTCATGCCCAAGCCGTTCAGCCAGCTCACCGGTAATGGCTGCCACACGCACCTGTCGCTGTGGGATGGCGCGGGCCGCAACGCCTTCCACGACCCCGGCGGTGAGCTGGGCCTTTCGGCCGTGGCCTATCACTTCCTCGGCGGCCTGATCGCCCATGCGCCGGCCCTGTGCTGCCTCACCAATCCGACGGTGAACAGCTACCGCCGCCTGGCGGCGCCCCCCACCACCTCGGGCGCCACCTGGAGCCCGGCGGGCGTGAGCTACACAGGCAACAACCGCACCCACATGGTGCGCATCCCCGATGACCAGCGCCTGGAGCTGCGTCTGCCGGATGGCTCGGCCCATCCCTATCTGCTCCAGGCGGCCGTGCTGGCGGCCGGGCTCGATGGCGTGCAGCGCCGGCTCGATCCCGGTCCCCGCCATGACAACGACAACGCCGCCGAGCCGCTGGCTGCCGCCAGCTGCGCGCCCCTGCCGGCCTCACTCGGGGAGGCGCTGGAGGCCTTCGCGGCCGATGCGGTGCTGCGCGAGGCCCTGGGCGAGGAGTTCTGCCGGGCCTATGAGCGTCTGCGCCGGCGCCAGTGGAACGCCCACCGCAGCGAAGTGACCGACTGGGAGCGCCGCACCGGGCTGGATGGCTGAGGGGCAGGACCGATCGGGCGGCATGGTGTGCGGCGGCTTCAGCGCTGCAGCCGCTGCTTGAGGGTCTCCAGCTCCTGCTGGGCCTCGAACGCCGCCCAGGCTTCCCCCAGATCGCCGTCCGTGCCGTTCGTCGCCCCCCCGGCCCCGGCTCCTTCAGCCTGTGCCTGTCTGTCAGCCGTTGCGCTGGGACCGGTCGCCTGGTTGGCGCCCTGTTTCTGCCGGCTCAGCTCGCTGAGCTCCCACTCCACGGCGCTGAAGCGCTGACCCAGCTCCGCCAGGCCCTGCCAGCGCTGGCGCCCCTGCTCCATCAGGCCGGCCACGTGGGCCTCGGCCCGGACCGCCAGATCGTCGGCGCCGGCGCTGCGGGCCCGCGCCACCCGCTCCTGCCAGCTGCGGATCTCGCTGGCCAGCTGCAGCAGCGCCGCACGCGAACGCTCCGCCTCCTCCTGCAGCTGCAGGCGCTGGCGCCGCAGCCGCTCCTGGCGATCCCGACGCTCCTGCTCCGCCAGCAGCGCCTCCTGGGCCGGATTGGTGCGCAGGAAGTCCTGCAGCTGGCTGTCGAGTCGTGCCTCCAGGTCGTCGATCCAGCTCATGGGGCCGTGGCGGCGCTGTCGTCGTCGCTGATCTCGCTGCCGGCGGCGGCGCTGCTGGCAGTGGCGCTGCCCGCCGGGCGGGTGATCAGCGGTGCCTCGATCTCCTGCTGCAGCGGCGTGATCGCCGCCTCGCGCGAGCGCAGCAGCAGCTGGGTGAGCCTGGCGATCGCCCCGTCGCCCAGGTCCTGCTCGCTGATGCGATCGAAGGCGTTTCGGTACAGCTCCTCGAGCTCGCCGATCAGCTCCTCGCGCAGCGAGCGCATCGCCTGCCGCTGGTCCTCTCTGCTCATCGGTGCGGGTGCGGCGCTGCAGCGCCGAGGGCTCAGCCCCGAGTCTGCCTGGGCTGTCTCGCAGACGCCGCTACACGCTGGTTCAGCCGGGCTCCAGCAGATGCAGGGACAGGTCGCCGGCCGGATCGCTCCAGCGGTCCGCGCCACGCCAGCCGGCCCGGCCGGCCAGCTGCAGAAAGGCCTCGGGGCTGTATTTGACGCTGTATTCGGTGATCAGCGGTTCGCCGGCGGCGAAGTGCCAGTCGCGACCCGCCAGCTGCACCGTCTGCTGCTGCCGGCTCACCAGTGCCATGGCGATGCGGCTGTGCTCGCTCTGCCAGCGCGCCTCGTAGTGGAAGCGCTCGGGCACGAAATCGCCTGCCAGGTCGCGGTTGAGGCGTTGCAGCAGGTTGAAGGCGAAGGCCGCCGACACCCCGGCGCGGTCGTCGTAGGCGGCCTCCAGCCGCTCCACTGCCTTGGGCTGATCGATGCCGATCAGCAGCCGGCTGTCCTCCCCCAGCAGCAGCCGGAGGCGGCGCAGCAGCGCTTCGGCTTCGGCGGGGTCGAAATTGCCGATCGAGCTTCCTGGATAGAAGCCGAGCCTCCGACCCGCGTCCAGCCAGGGATGGGCCGGCAGCTGCTCGAGCAGGCTGTAGTCGCAGCAGATCGCCAGCATCGGCACCTCCGGATGGCGCTCCTGAAGGGCCTGGCAGGCGCTGTGCACGTGCTCGGCGCTGATGTCGAGCGCCACATAGGCCTGTGGCCTGAGGGCCTGCAGCAGCGGCGACACCTTGCGGGCACTGCCGGCACCGAACTCCACCAGCACCCCCGGCCCCAGCGCCCTGGCCAACGCTCCGGCCTGGCGCTCCAGCAGGGCTGTTTCGGTGCGGGTGAGGCTGTATTCCGGCTGCTCGCAGATGGCATCGAACAGGCGCGAGCCCTCGGCGTCGTACAGCAGCCAGGCCGGCAGCTGGCGCGGGGTGCGCTTCATGCCCCGCGTCACCAGATCGGCAATGTCCGCCGGGGGCGGGTGCAGATCGATCAGCTGCAGCCGCGTCGCACCTGGAGGAAGCGCCATCAGCGCGCCAGCCTCAGGCCCGCCGCCATCCAGCGGCTCGCAGGCGGATAGAAGTTGCGGTAGGGCAGTCGTGCGTGCCCGTCCGGCGTCAGGAAGCAGCTGCCGCGCAGCACGAACTGGGAGGTCATGAACTTGCCGTTGTACTCGCCCACCGCCCCCGGCGCTGGCCGGAAGCCCGGGTAGGGCCGGTAGGGGCTGGCGGTCCACTGCCAGAGCAGACCGAAGGCCTCCGGCAGGGTGCCGCCGGCCGCGGCGTGCTCCCATTCGGCCTCGCTGGGCAGCCGCGCCCCGGCCCAGCGGGCGAAGGCGTCAGCCTCGAACCAGCTCAGATGCCGCACCGGTGCCTCCGGATCGCGCCGCTGCAGCCCGGCCAGGGTGAATTCCTCATCGCCGCGCCAGTAGCGGGGGGTCTGCCAGCCGCGCTGCTGCACGACGGCCCAGCCCTCGCTCATCCACAGCTCCGGCCGGTGGTAACCGTCATCGGCGATGAACGCTTCGAATTCGCTGTTGCGCACCAGCGTGGAGGCCAGCGCGAACGGCTCCAGCCACTGGCGATGGCGCGGCGCCTCGTTGTCGAAGTGGAAGCTGCCGCTGGCGGCGTCCATCGCGGCCGTCTGGGGGCAGGGATGGCCGATCTCCACCAGCCCTCCCTCGAAGCGGAGCCAGGTGCGCGGAATCGCGGTGTCGCGCCGGCAGCGCTCACGCCACAGCGTCTCCGGTCCCTGATCGTCCTGGCGGTAGGCCGGCGCCAGTGGTTGCCGGGCGAAGCCGTCGAGCAGATCCATCAGCAGCAGCTCCTGATGCTGCTGCTCGTGCTGCAGGCCCAGCTCCAGCAGTGGCGCCAGCTCCCGGATCAGAGGCTCGTCACCGCTGCGTTCCAGGCTGTCGAGCAGGGCCTCGAGGGCGCGATCCACCCCCCGGCGCCAGCGCAGCACCGCGGCGATCGGCGGCCGCGTCAGCAGACCCCGCTGCGGCCGGGGCTGGCGGCAGCCCACCGCCTCGTAATAGGAGTTGAACAGGTAGCCCCAGCGCGGATCGGGCGGCTGCCAATCGTGTCCCTGGCCGGCCGGCAGCTTCGCCGCGTGGGGCTCCAGCACGAAGGTGCTGAAGAACCAGGTCGTGTGTCCGAGGTGCCATTTGGGCGGGCTGGCGTCGGCCATGCCCTGCAGGCAGAGATCCTCCGGCTCCAGCGATGCGACCAGGGCCTCACTGGCGGCACGCACCTGCAGCAGCCGGTCCGCCAGGGCGCCGAGGCCTGCCCCGCGTGCGGCGATCGCAGGTGGCGGAGCGCCCATCAACCGTGGCCTGACTGGAGCGACCCTAGGGATGTTCCCTACGATCCGCCAACCACGACGACCGGACAGGCCAGGACATGAGCGGCATCTGCGCAGGCTTCACCGATGCCGTCGGCCACACGCCCCTCATTCGCCTGCGGGCGCTCAGCGACCTCACCGGCTGCGAGATCCTCGGCAAGGCCGAGTTCATGAACCCCGGCGGCTCGGTCAAGGACCGGGCGGCCCTGGGGATCCTGCTGGAGGCGGAGGCCGCCGGCGCGCTGCGCCCCGGCGGCACCGTGGTGGAGGGCACCGCCGGCAACACCGGTATCGGTCTGGCGCATCTGTGCAATGCCCGCGGCTACCGCTGCCTGATCGTCATCCCCGAAACCCAGTCGGCCGAGAAGATCGGCCTGTTGCGCAGCCTCGGTGCCGAGGTGCGCACGGTGCCGGCCGTGCCCTACGCCGATCCCAACAACTACGTCAGGCTCTCCGGCCGCATCGCCGAGGAGACACCCGGCGCGGTGTGGGCCAACCAGTTCGACAACCTCGCCAACCGCCGCGCCCACTTCAACAGCACCGGTCCCGAGATCTGGGAGCAGTGCGAGGGCAAGGTGGATGCCTGGGTGGCGGCCACGGGCACCGGCGGCACCTATGCCGGTGTGGCTCTGTTTCTCAAGGAGCGCAGTGAGACGGTGCGCTGCGTGCTCGCCGATCCCCACGGCAGTGCCCTCTACAACTGGGCCACCCGCGGTGAGCTGCGCAGCGAGGGCAGCTCGATCACGGAGGGCATCGGCAACAGCCGCGTCACCGCCAACCTGGCCGATGCCCCGATCGATGACGCCGTGCGCATCGACGATCAGAGCGCCCTGGAGACGATCTATCAGCTGCTCTGGAAGGAGGGCCTGTTCCTGGGGGGGTCGGTGGGAATCAACGTGGCGGCGGCGGTGGAGACGGCCCGCCGGCTGGGCCCTGGCCACCGCATCGTCACCGTGCTCTGCGACGGCGGTGATCGCTATCGCTCCCGCCTCTACGACGGCGGCTGGCTGGCGGGCCGCGGCCTGCGCCAGCCCCAGCGGAGTGCTGGGGAGCCGGCCTGATGACGGATTCCATGGTTCCCGGCCGGCTGATCGGTGAGCGCTACCGCCTGGAGCGCCAGCTGAGCGCCGGCGATGACATGGGCGTCGCCGCTTCGGCGCAGGGCACTCTCTGGCTGGCGCGCGACCAGCTGGCGGCCGAGGCCCCCTGTGCTCTTCGCCGGATTGCGGTGGACCATCAGCCGCGCGCCCGGGAGATCTGGGCCCGGCTGCAGGGGGTCCTGCATCCGCAGGTGCCCCGGCTCGGACCGGCCCTCACTGAAGGGGAGGAGCTCTGGCTGGTGCGCGAATGGCAGGCCGGCCGCAGCTATGGCCAGATGCTGGCTGCCCGGGCCGAGCGCCAGATGGTGTTCGGGGCCGGAGAGGTGCTGCTGCTGCTGCGTCAGCTGCTGCCCGTGCTCGCGGCCCTGCATAGCCAGGACCTGCTGCACGGCGATCTCAGCCCAGACAATCTGCTGCGCCGCGACAGCGACGGCCTGCCCGTGCTGCTCGATTTCGGTCTGGTGCGCGGCACGGCGGCCACGGCGGGCGACGGCGTCGAACCGCTCGGAGCCACCCCCGGCTATGCCCCGCCCGAGCTGTTGCAGGGTGAGCCGGCGGAGCCCTGGATGGATCTCCATGCGCTGGGGGTGGTGGCCCTGGTGCTGCTCAGCGGCGACCCGCCGGCGGAGCTGCTCGATCCGGTGACCCTCCAGTGGCGCTGGCCCGTGGCGCTCGAGCAGGAGCCGGCCCTTCGCGAACAGCTGCAGCGTCTGCTCGAGCGCGATCCCTCCAGCCGTTTCGCCTCCGCGGCCCAGGCGCTGCAGGCCCTGCAGGCGCTGGAGGTGCCCGAGAGCACCGGCCCGGTGCCCCGGGCGGATCGCACCGTGATGTTGGTGCCGCCTGAGGCGCCCCCGCTGGAGCTGCCCTCCCCCTCGCCAGCTCCACCGTCGCCGCCGTCCGTGCCGGAGCCCGATGGCGACCAGGATCCGGAGACGGGCGATGGCCTCGTCGCCGAGTCGCAGGATCGTGATCCACAGCCCGGGGAACGCCGCTCCGCTCAGGCCGCTGACTCCGAGGCGGCGGCTTCGCTGTCTGCTTCGGGTGTCGTCGCGTTGCCCCAGCCGGTGGCGCCGCGGCCGCGCAGCCGCGATGACGAGCGGGAGGCGGCGGCGGAGGGAGGGCTCTGGCCCGTGCTGGTGGCCCTGGTGTTCTCGGCTGTGGTGGGCACGGCGATCGGCTGGTGGTGGCTGGGTGGCGGTCGGGTCGCGGGTCCGCGGGTCGAGCCCACCAGTGAGCAGCCCGCCACCCTGCCCCCCGGCGAGGTGGACCAGCGTCAGCAGCTGCTCGATCGCCTGCGTGCCCTGCAGGTGGACCGCGGCTGGTTCCTGAGACTGGTGGATGCCAGCCTGCTGGCCCAGTACCCCGAACGCCGCGGCCGGTCGCCGGACGACAGCCTTGAGGATGCGCCGCTGCGCCGGGTCTGGAATGAACTCGCCGAGGACTGGCTGGCGCGGGTCCAGCAGCTGCCCCTGTCGCTGCGCCAACGCCTCGGCAGCCTCCAGGACGCCGACTGGAAGCGGCGTCAGGAGGGCCTGCTGCGGCAGGGGATCGCCGAGCCCGTGCTGCGCCGTCTGGTGTCGGCCAGCGTCCGCGGTCTGTTGCCCGGCCGCTCCGGCGAGACCATGCCGGATGAGCCGTTCCGACAGCTCTGGTATGCGGCCGCCGATCAGGTGCTGGAGAACCTGCGCATCGAACCGATCGAGGCCAGCTCTGCCACCACCCAGGTCCTTTCCGCCGAGGTGCCCGCCGGAGGCGCCCGTCTGTTCGTGATCCGGTTGCCGGCGAACCATGGCCTGGCCCTGGGCGTCAACGGCACGCCACTGCTGCAGATGAGCCTCTACGCCGCCGATGGTGCTTCCCTGGAGGCCAGCGGACCGCTGCGGGTGGTGAGCATCCCAGCCGGCAAGGCCGCTTCGCCCGTGCAGCTGATCGTCAGCAACGACGGCGTGGCCTCGGCCCCGATCAGTCTGTCGCTGCGGGCTGATCCGCCGCCTGCGCCGGTGCCCCCGGCCGCCGTTCCGCCCACCCTGCCGGAGACCCAGCCATCCCAGCCGGGGAGCCCGGATTCGCCGCCGGGCGGTGAGGGCGCGCCGGCACCGGATGATTCCGCTCCCGCGGCACCGGCCGAGGAGCAGAGCGGCACGCAGGAGAACCCCTGAAGGCCCGGCGCTTCAGCCGAATGCGGCACCAGGCGCCTCCCCCCTGCAGCTCAGACCGCGCCTGGGCAGGCAGAGGCCGTCGATGGCGGTACGGCTTGGCAGCCTCCGGCCTCCGAGCGCGGGCGTGCAGGGCTGAGCCCGGGCATGTCGCTGCCCGCTCAGTAGCGAGCGATCGCGGCGCGGGCTTCCTTCGCCTCGGTCTTGCGCTTCTCCTCGTGGCGCTTGTCGTGCAGCTTGCGGCCCTTGCCCAGGCCCAGGGTCACCTTGATCCAGGAGCCCTTGAGATGCACGTTGAGGGGGATCAGGGTGAGGCCCTTCTGCTCGAGGGCGACGCGCAGCTTGTCGATCTCCTTGCGGTGGGCGAGCAATCTGCGCACCCGCAGCGGCTCGTGATTGAAGAAGCGACCGGCGTGGCTGTGGGGCGAGATGTGCACGTTGTGCAGCTGCAGCTCGCCATTGCGGATCAGGCAGAAGCCGTCGCGCAGGTTGCACTGGCCGGCCCGGATCGACTTCACCTCCGTGCCCAGCAGCTCGATGCCGCATTCGAGCGTCTCGAGGATCTCGTACTGATGGCGCGCGAAGCGGTTGTCCGCCAGCAGGCGGTGGGCCGGGTCCTGCGCCTTGCCGCCGCCACCCCTGCGGCCCGGTCCCTTCGCCATCGCCTGCCTGTGCTCCGCTGCGTCCCCCGACCCTAGTGGTCACGGATCGGCCGCACCCCCGCCCGGGCCGCGGTGCGGCTGGGCAGTCCCGGTACCCTGCTGGCCATGGCGATCGTCTCCTCCCAGCCGGGTTCCGTGCCGTCGCGCCGCCGCGGCGCTGTCGGTCGCGGCTCTGCAGGGCCACCGCCACCGGGCCGCGATCCGCTCCTCGATCCCCGCGTCGGCGAGGCGTTGGACCCACCGGATGGTCCGGCTGCCTTGCTCCCTGATGGGACCGCCGAGGCGATGGCAGACCTGCCGGCCGGTCAGCGGGAGGACGCCCCCCGCGAGGACAGCCCCCGCGAAGACACCCTCCGTCCCCGCCGCCTCGACGATTACATCGGCCAGAGCGAGCTCAAGCAGGTGCTGGCGATCGCGGTGGAGGCCACCCGTGGCCGCGGCGAGGCGCTTGACCACGTGCTGCTGCATGGCCCGCCGGGCCTGGGCAAGACGACGATGGCCCTCGTGCTGGCCGAGGAGCTGGGGGTGCGCTGCCGCATCACCAGTGCCCCCGCCCTTGAGCGCCCGCGCGACATCGTCGGTCTGCTGGTGAACCTGCAGCCCCGCGAGGTGCTGTTCATCGATGAGATCCACCGCCTCAACCGGGTGGCCGAGGAGCTGCTCTATCCGGCGATGGAAGACTTCCGCCTCGATCTCACCGTCGGCAAGGGCACCACGGCCCGTACCCGCACGCTGCCGCTGCCGCCCTTCACGCTGGTGGGCGCCACCACCCGCGCCGGATCGCTCAGCTCGCCGCTGCGCGATCGGTTCGGGCTGGTGCAGCGGCTGGAGTTCTACGGCCTCGACGACCTGCGGGCGATCGTCGAGCGGGCCGCCGGCCTGTTGCAGCTGCCGCTGGAGCCCGGTGCGGCGCTTGAGGTGGCGCGCCGCTGCCGGGGCACTCCGCGCATCGCCAACCGGTTGCTGCGCCGCGTCCGCGACGTGGCGGCGGTGCGGGGTCACGCGCGCATTCCGGCGGCGCTGGTGGAGGAGGCCCTGCAGTTGCATCGCGTCGACGGCCGCGGTCTCGATGCCTGCGACCGGCGCCTGCTCAACCTGCTTGCCCGGGCCCATGGCGGCGGTCCGGTGGGTCTGGAGACCCTGGCGGCGGGGCTGGGGGAGGACCCCACCACCCTCGAGACCGTGATCGAGCCCTTTCTGCTGCAGCTGGGCTTCCTGCAGCGCACGCCGCGGGGACGGGTGCTCACCGACGCCGGTCGCGCCCACCTCGAGAGCGGGGGCGGCCCTGAGGCGCTGGGTGCCGCATGAGCGCTCACGCCGGGGTGCCGCTCTCCGTAGCGTTTCCGTCTCTGAGAGCGCCCGGATTGGTCTGCCTCCCGCGTGTCATCCCTGTCGCAGGCAGCCATTTCGGGCCCCTCGTGCAGCGTTCCATCCCGTGACTCGCCGGCAGCCCTGGCTCCATTCCCTGCCCACGGGGCCTCGGCGCCATGCCGGGCTGAGTCCCCTGTTTCGCAGGGTGGTTGTCGTGCTGGGGCTGATCGGGTTGCTGTTCGGCGGCCTCGGTGCCTTTCCGCCGACCGCGCTGGCGCTCCCTGTCGCCCGCCCATCGCTGGCCCTGGGGGTAGAGCGATCGCTGCCGCTCATCGCTGCAGCCGTGACTCCCGGAGGACAGGAAGGTGTGCCTGTCTCCCCGGGCGGCGCTTCGCCGTCCGTGCCTGCTCTGTTCGAGCGGGCCCTGGCCGACAGCCGCGACGGCCGCTTCGCCGAAGCCCTGCCCCTGTGGGATCAGGTGCTGGAGATCGCCCCCGACGATGCACCGGCCTGGAGCAACCGCGGCAACGTGCGCCTGGCCCTGGGGGATCCCGAAGGAGCGATCGCTGATCAGGAGCGGGCGATGACGCTGGATCCCGCCAATCCCGATCCCCATCTCAACCGCGGCACCGCCGAGGAGGCGCTGGGCCGCTGGCAGGACGCGGCGGCGGACTACGACTGGATTCTGGAGCGCGATCCCGCCGACGCCTCCGCTCTGTACAACCTGGGTAATGTGCGGGGCTCCCTGGGCGACTGGCAGGCGGCCCGCACCAGCTTCGAGGCGGCAGCCGCCGCCCGGCCGGGCTTTGCGATGGCCCGCTCCAGTGCCGCCCTGGCAGCGTTTCAGCTGGGCGATCTCGAGGAGGCG
It contains:
- a CDS encoding alpha/beta fold hydrolase, giving the protein MSVPATELFELGDVPLCCGHTIPAARLGFLQIGTLNADRSNLVLVPTSYGARPEDLAWLAGPVLDPERWCIVIAGMFGNGVSSSPSHGGMGLAEQGWVLHHADNVAAQLRLLQERFGVSRLPLIYGWSMGAQQAYQWAVRQPDWVERICCVCGTARTSPHNRLFLLSLRQALTADPHWTGSGFRGVPEQGLRTYALIYASWAASQPWFRSLEEPVEQHVEERWLPLYRRHDPRDLIAMLDTWLAHDVADGGDLNQVLKGLQARAAVVACDRDLYFTVEDMAAEAAALPDADFHVLRSTLGHRAGNPHSSPPEQQWLRQIVEQLLDG
- the glnT gene encoding type III glutamate--ammonia ligase, coding for MTDLASLAREQELRFLLVSFTDLFGTQRAKLVPASAIAAMAEGGAGFAGFAAWLDLSPADGDVMAIPDPASLMRLPWQGDVGWVAAELTLNGEPMAQCPRRLLRRQQLRAAELGYQLRSGVEAEFFLLQSDGTAIADPADTQEKPCYDQLALMRRYPLIAELLSGMEQLGWGPYQADHEDANGQFELNWTYADALTTADRHAFFKVMVKSLAEAQGLRASFMPKPFSQLTGNGCHTHLSLWDGAGRNAFHDPGGELGLSAVAYHFLGGLIAHAPALCCLTNPTVNSYRRLAAPPTTSGATWSPAGVSYTGNNRTHMVRIPDDQRLELRLPDGSAHPYLLQAAVLAAGLDGVQRRLDPGPRHDNDNAAEPLAAASCAPLPASLGEALEAFAADAVLREALGEEFCRAYERLRRRQWNAHRSEVTDWERRTGLDG
- a CDS encoding hercynine metabolism protein; the protein is MSWIDDLEARLDSQLQDFLRTNPAQEALLAEQERRDRQERLRRQRLQLQEEAERSRAALLQLASEIRSWQERVARARSAGADDLAVRAEAHVAGLMEQGRQRWQGLAELGQRFSAVEWELSELSRQKQGANQATGPSATADRQAQAEGAGAGGATNGTDGDLGEAWAAFEAQQELETLKQRLQR
- a CDS encoding hercynine metabolism small protein; the encoded protein is MSREDQRQAMRSLREELIGELEELYRNAFDRISEQDLGDGAIARLTQLLLRSREAAITPLQQEIEAPLITRPAGSATASSAAAGSEISDDDSAATAP
- the egtD gene encoding L-histidine N(alpha)-methyltransferase — its product is MALPPGATRLQLIDLHPPPADIADLVTRGMKRTPRQLPAWLLYDAEGSRLFDAICEQPEYSLTRTETALLERQAGALARALGPGVLVEFGAGSARKVSPLLQALRPQAYVALDISAEHVHSACQALQERHPEVPMLAICCDYSLLEQLPAHPWLDAGRRLGFYPGSSIGNFDPAEAEALLRRLRLLLGEDSRLLIGIDQPKAVERLEAAYDDRAGVSAAFAFNLLQRLNRDLAGDFVPERFHYEARWQSEHSRIAMALVSRQQQTVQLAGRDWHFAAGEPLITEYSVKYSPEAFLQLAGRAGWRGADRWSDPAGDLSLHLLEPG
- the egtB gene encoding ergothioneine biosynthesis protein EgtB translates to MGAPPPAIAARGAGLGALADRLLQVRAASEALVASLEPEDLCLQGMADASPPKWHLGHTTWFFSTFVLEPHAAKLPAGQGHDWQPPDPRWGYLFNSYYEAVGCRQPRPQRGLLTRPPIAAVLRWRRGVDRALEALLDSLERSGDEPLIRELAPLLELGLQHEQQHQELLLMDLLDGFARQPLAPAYRQDDQGPETLWRERCRRDTAIPRTWLRFEGGLVEIGHPCPQTAAMDAASGSFHFDNEAPRHRQWLEPFALASTLVRNSEFEAFIADDGYHRPELWMSEGWAVVQQRGWQTPRYWRGDEEFTLAGLQRRDPEAPVRHLSWFEADAFARWAGARLPSEAEWEHAAAGGTLPEAFGLLWQWTASPYRPYPGFRPAPGAVGEYNGKFMTSQFVLRGSCFLTPDGHARLPYRNFYPPASRWMAAGLRLAR
- a CDS encoding cysteine synthase A, whose amino-acid sequence is MSGICAGFTDAVGHTPLIRLRALSDLTGCEILGKAEFMNPGGSVKDRAALGILLEAEAAGALRPGGTVVEGTAGNTGIGLAHLCNARGYRCLIVIPETQSAEKIGLLRSLGAEVRTVPAVPYADPNNYVRLSGRIAEETPGAVWANQFDNLANRRAHFNSTGPEIWEQCEGKVDAWVAATGTGGTYAGVALFLKERSETVRCVLADPHGSALYNWATRGELRSEGSSITEGIGNSRVTANLADAPIDDAVRIDDQSALETIYQLLWKEGLFLGGSVGINVAAAVETARRLGPGHRIVTVLCDGGDRYRSRLYDGGWLAGRGLRQPQRSAGEPA
- a CDS encoding protein kinase, whose amino-acid sequence is MTDSMVPGRLIGERYRLERQLSAGDDMGVAASAQGTLWLARDQLAAEAPCALRRIAVDHQPRAREIWARLQGVLHPQVPRLGPALTEGEELWLVREWQAGRSYGQMLAARAERQMVFGAGEVLLLLRQLLPVLAALHSQDLLHGDLSPDNLLRRDSDGLPVLLDFGLVRGTAATAGDGVEPLGATPGYAPPELLQGEPAEPWMDLHALGVVALVLLSGDPPAELLDPVTLQWRWPVALEQEPALREQLQRLLERDPSSRFASAAQALQALQALEVPESTGPVPRADRTVMLVPPEAPPLELPSPSPAPPSPPSVPEPDGDQDPETGDGLVAESQDRDPQPGERRSAQAADSEAAASLSASGVVALPQPVAPRPRSRDDEREAAAEGGLWPVLVALVFSAVVGTAIGWWWLGGGRVAGPRVEPTSEQPATLPPGEVDQRQQLLDRLRALQVDRGWFLRLVDASLLAQYPERRGRSPDDSLEDAPLRRVWNELAEDWLARVQQLPLSLRQRLGSLQDADWKRRQEGLLRQGIAEPVLRRLVSASVRGLLPGRSGETMPDEPFRQLWYAAADQVLENLRIEPIEASSATTQVLSAEVPAGGARLFVIRLPANHGLALGVNGTPLLQMSLYAADGASLEASGPLRVVSIPAGKAASPVQLIVSNDGVASAPISLSLRADPPPAPVPPAAVPPTLPETQPSQPGSPDSPPGGEGAPAPDDSAPAAPAEEQSGTQENP
- the smpB gene encoding SsrA-binding protein SmpB, which translates into the protein MAKGPGRRGGGGKAQDPAHRLLADNRFARHQYEILETLECGIELLGTEVKSIRAGQCNLRDGFCLIRNGELQLHNVHISPHSHAGRFFNHEPLRVRRLLAHRKEIDKLRVALEQKGLTLIPLNVHLKGSWIKVTLGLGKGRKLHDKRHEEKRKTEAKEARAAIARY
- the ruvB gene encoding Holliday junction branch migration DNA helicase RuvB, producing MAIVSSQPGSVPSRRRGAVGRGSAGPPPPGRDPLLDPRVGEALDPPDGPAALLPDGTAEAMADLPAGQREDAPREDSPREDTLRPRRLDDYIGQSELKQVLAIAVEATRGRGEALDHVLLHGPPGLGKTTMALVLAEELGVRCRITSAPALERPRDIVGLLVNLQPREVLFIDEIHRLNRVAEELLYPAMEDFRLDLTVGKGTTARTRTLPLPPFTLVGATTRAGSLSSPLRDRFGLVQRLEFYGLDDLRAIVERAAGLLQLPLEPGAALEVARRCRGTPRIANRLLRRVRDVAAVRGHARIPAALVEEALQLHRVDGRGLDACDRRLLNLLARAHGGGPVGLETLAAGLGEDPTTLETVIEPFLLQLGFLQRTPRGRVLTDAGRAHLESGGGPEALGAA